Proteins encoded together in one Lathyrus oleraceus cultivar Zhongwan6 chromosome 5, CAAS_Psat_ZW6_1.0, whole genome shotgun sequence window:
- the LOC127081737 gene encoding F-box protein CPR1-like, with the protein MLLDRVTNRTGPAKKMGYGGVDTLEGLVALWNPSIRKFKELPPFETPQILTKVYSTFGFGYDHVSHHYKVVVLYYTAFNSFNSVDTTKVKVHTLGTNGWKTIETFPFGAVFDEQSGTYVRGTIHWIAYTQWCQKGPLFIISFDLGNDSCQKLLPPHHADISPDYLILSVLRDSLCLISHHHIWVMKEYGIHDSWTKLCTVSYMQDPTKFYILSKALYVFDDDRLLLETHEETNDNEEWKRNLVVYDPKNDTFKVTMFKNILYVCLESLISPCCS; encoded by the exons ATGCTTCTAGATAGGGTGACAAACAGGACTGGACCCGCGAAAAAAATGGGATATGGTGGGGTGGACACATTAGAAG GTTTAGTTGCATTGTGGAATCCTTCTATTCGGAAATTCAAGGAATTACCCCCTTTTGAAACCCCTCAAATTCTTACCAAGGTTTATTCCACTTTCGGCTTCGGCTATGATCACGTTTCTCATCATTACAAAGTGGTTGTTCTTTACTATACCGCATTTAACTCATTTAACTCGGTTGACACAACTAAAGTAAAAGTTCATACTTTGGGTACCAATGGTTGGAAAACCATTGAGACCTTTCCTTTTGGTGCTGTGTTTGATGAGCAATCTGGAACATATGTAAGAGGTACCATTCATTGGATTGCCTATACTCAATGGTGTCAGAAAGGTCCCCTCTTCATTATTTCTTTTGATTTGGGAAATGACTCTTGTCAAAAGCTTTTGCCTCCTCATCATGCAGACATCAGTCCCGATTACTTGATATTGTCTGTCTTGAGGGACTCCTTGTGCTTAATTTCTCATCATCATATTTGGGTCATGAAGGAATATGGAATTCATGATTCTTGGACTAAATTGTGCACTGTTTCATACATGCAAGATCCTACTAAGTTTTATATCTTGTCCAAGGCATTGTATGTTTTTGACGATGACAGACTGCTGCTAGAAACTCATGAGGAAACTAATGACAATGAGGAATGGAAAAGGAATCTGGTTGTTTATGATCCAAAGAACGACACTTTTAAGGTTACCATGTTTAAAAACATCCTATATGTCTGTCTTGAAAGTTTGATTTCACCCTGCTGTTCTTAA